In the Geoanaerobacter pelophilus genome, CGTTCGGCAATGAGGATGCATTGCAGACAACGGAAACTTCCGAAGCCAAGCGCTATGAGAACACGAATGTTATCCTTGTATCGTTGCAGTGTTTGCGTCCCGACCACCTTGGAGTCTATGGCTACAAGCGCGATACGAGTCCCAATATAGACAAGCTGGCAAAGTCGTCGATCCTTTTCGACAACACGATAGCCCAGGCAAACCTCACTCCAGTTGGCATGATGAGCGTGCTTACCTCCCAATACCCTCGGGTCAACGGGATGATCGCCTTCGATACCGCAAAGGACGCGGTAAAAAGCAGGACACTGCCGGAAATTCTCAAGTATTACGGTTATACGACAGCGGCAGTGTCAGGGGCACCTGAATTTTTCATGCGCTACGACTCCGACTCTGGAACCGAAATCAAGCTGGGGGATGTTTTTTCACGCTCCTTTGATTATTTTGGCAGGACCAGACGCGGGACCGGCCCTTCCCTGCGCGTTTTGCCGACTGACTCACTTGACTGGATCGTGAAGAATAAGGACAAAAAGTTCTTCATGTGGATTGCCAGTGGCGTTATCCATCTCCCTTACGCAGCTGCAGCCCCGGCAGAGGACAAGACCATATTCGACCCCCCGGGATATGCTCCTTTCTGGCGCAAGTTTCATTCAATTAAGGCGGAAGAAGGGTTTGACGACGATATAACCTACGATGTCCTGATGAGGGTATTCCGCAACAATTACTACCTAGGCTTCAAACCTGTCTACAAGTTGTCGTCTGACGATGTTTCCTACATAACATCACGATACGACGCCTCTATCCGCTACACAGATCTTTTTGTCGGCGAACTGGTCA is a window encoding:
- a CDS encoding sulfatase, with product MATKYFLLKFKHAASLAIIAMLLATPSFGNEDALQTTETSEAKRYENTNVILVSLQCLRPDHLGVYGYKRDTSPNIDKLAKSSILFDNTIAQANLTPVGMMSVLTSQYPRVNGMIAFDTAKDAVKSRTLPEILKYYGYTTAAVSGAPEFFMRYDSDSGTEIKLGDVFSRSFDYFGRTRRGTGPSLRVLPTDSLDWIVKNKDKKFFMWIASGVIHLPYAAAAPAEDKTIFDPPGYAPFWRKFHSIKAEEGFDDDITYDVLMRVFRNNYYLGFKPVYKLSSDDVSYITSRYDASIRYTDLFVGELVKTLEKTGLAKNTILIIHSVHGEDLGERGTWVHYDLSEAVLKSALVIRLPDGQYGGKHIANQVQGLDIVPTVLDYLGIPKDHGLQGNSLLPLVKGEPEAKGTEYAFIDRIPWWEHTLSRWYLEFKNNQTDYPDAEKKPVTDYGTMLREAFPPNSYPPGDIAIRTSKWKLIIRKNPRLLEKVSWYGFITGKALQYGDLELYDIIADPAQLTNVADRNPQVVNDLKARLLAWDASVDHKKATYGTGEKRFIIPYP